TTCTTAACTCATTTTTAAAGAAATCAGCAATTTTGTCTTTTGTGATATTTTCTTCAGGATAAAGATGATCTGCAATTCTTTGAAATAAATTTCTGGTTTTATTTGGAAGATAATCAAAACTAATCATCAATATAAATTTTCCTGATAAAATTGACTCGTTTTTTAAATCTTCCCGATTCCTCAGTTTCTTCCAAGACTGCTTTGATTGTAGCTAAATCTACTTTCTCAAATAGAAGCTGTATTTCTGGAATATCACCGTAAAGAATTACTCTTCGAGTAATAATTTTCGTGTCAAGATCAGCATCAGATTTGTAATTCCAGAAAATATGCTGAGGAAAAATGTTAATTTTCATGTTGAGAAAAACCCCTCCTTTCAAACTATCATGTAAATTCAGATTATTTACAAAAACTTATAAAGCGTAAGTGCGCCAAGAAGCAGCGTAACCATACCGATGGCTGTTCTTAAAAAATTTGTCGGCATCTTCTTGACTGAAATTCCCGATAACGGCACTGAAAGCAGTCCGCCCACAACAAGGAATGGTGCCAGTCGCCAGTCAATCTTCAGTCCCGATAATAAATACATGATCAAACCCACCAGACAGGTCAATGATTCTGCCAGTGATGTTATTCCAATCGCATTTTTGCCGTCTACTCCCGATAGCAGCTGACCACTGGTAACAACAGGTCCGTAACCGCCACCACTTATTCCTTTATTGAATGAAGCCAGAACGCTGAGTCCGGTGACCTTGAACCAGGAAAATTTGAAATTCATTCTGGATGTTATCAGGATAAGAATTCCCATCAGTGAGATCAGGATTCCAATATACAATTTCACGTAAAATTTCGGAAGATTGATCGCTACTAAAACTGCCACAACCGTTCCGATAATACTGCAAAATCCGATCAAAAGAGATATTTTGAGATGCTGGGGAATATAAAAACGGAGGTGTTTGAAAAATCCCAAACGCGAAACTTTTATGTTATCACCATTTTTAGGAAAAAGATTTACATTTCCCATTTTGTCATGAACGATGCTGGCTGCCAAACCGGTGAAAAGCTCGGAAAGCAGAATACACGGCACTATCTGCATCGGTTCATATCCTAAAATCAGTAAAATCGGCGTAAGAGATGTTCCGTAACCCATGCCCAGAGTGGAATCAAAATATTCCGCCACAAACGCCATCAGAATAATTATCACACCTGTATGCAACGTAAAAGACCAATCCATAAAAACCTCCATAAATCATTTTGGAAGTCAAATTATGGAATCAAAATTTAATGTCAACTAAATCGATATAGTTTATATTTTATATCAGATTAAGTCAGATAAGAAAAGGTGCTCCAGTTTTTCGGAAATATAATCACGAATTTCTTTTAAAACTATTGAAACTTTGGCATTTTTTTCAATTGGTGAATGATCAAAGAAATGAACACTCACCGAATCCACCGGAGCTAAAGGTCCGTCGATCAGACGAATAACTTCGGCCAATGAAATTTCGGAAGCTGCTTTTGCCAGCTTGTAACCGCCGTGTGGTCCGCGAATGCTGCGCACCAGATTCTGTCTTTTCAAAATGATCAAGATCTGTTCCAGAAATTTGCGGGGAATCTGATTTAAATCTGCCAGGTCCTGGATTGTCAGCAGTTTTTCATCCTGGAATTTTGCCAGTGAAACCAAAGCTAAAATGGCGTATTCACTTTTGCGGGAAAGTCTCATTTTAGTTTATCCAGAAATCTATTTAGATGTTCTTTTGACACATCCATTCCCAGCGGAATATGCGACTTATTGGTTCCATGAAAATCGGAACCGGCAGTGATGAGAAGATCACATTTTTCTGCATATTCTAAATATTGATTAACCTGATCTTTCGTATGCTGAGAATAATAGGCTTCTATTCCCATCAGGTCGTAGTTTTTCAATTCTTTTATCAGGTTTTCCAAATCTTCATCACTCAATTTTGTCTGGTAAGGATGAGCAATCACCGGTATTCCACCTGCCTGCAAAATCAGTTCGATGGCAAGTTTAGGATCGAGCCGTTTCTTGTTCATGTAAAAGGGTTTTCCCTTGTCCAGGTAAAGATCAAAAGCTTCCTGGTAAGAATTAACATAACCTTTTTTATGCATTAAATTTGCGAAATGTGGTCGTCCGACAATTTCACCTTTTGCTTCAATTTCCAATTCTTCTTGCGAAATAGGAAAGCCATTCTCTGACAGCTTCTGCAGCATTTTTGCATTTCTATTCTTGCGAAAATCCTGCAGTTCTTTTAAAGCTTTTCTT
This is a stretch of genomic DNA from Candidatus Cloacimonadota bacterium. It encodes these proteins:
- a CDS encoding sulfite exporter TauE/SafE family protein — encoded protein: MDWSFTLHTGVIIILMAFVAEYFDSTLGMGYGTSLTPILLILGYEPMQIVPCILLSELFTGLAASIVHDKMGNVNLFPKNGDNIKVSRLGFFKHLRFYIPQHLKISLLIGFCSIIGTVVAVLVAINLPKFYVKLYIGILISLMGILILITSRMNFKFSWFKVTGLSVLASFNKGISGGGYGPVVTSGQLLSGVDGKNAIGITSLAESLTCLVGLIMYLLSGLKIDWRLAPFLVVGGLLSVPLSGISVKKMPTNFLRTAIGMVTLLLGALTLYKFL
- a CDS encoding Rrf2 family transcriptional regulator, producing the protein MRLSRKSEYAILALVSLAKFQDEKLLTIQDLADLNQIPRKFLEQILIILKRQNLVRSIRGPHGGYKLAKAASEISLAEVIRLIDGPLAPVDSVSVHFFDHSPIEKNAKVSIVLKEIRDYISEKLEHLFLSDLI
- a CDS encoding PHP domain-containing protein, encoding MKLDLHTHTTVSDGSFSPTEILKKAAELELEYFSITDHDSIDALDQISEIPPNMKFINGVEISAEFPKTLHILGYDFDPKNEKLRKALKELQDFRKNRNAKMLQKLSENGFPISQEELEIEAKGEIVGRPHFANLMHKKGYVNSYQEAFDLYLDKGKPFYMNKKRLDPKLAIELILQAGGIPVIAHPYQTKLSDEDLENLIKELKNYDLMGIEAYYSQHTKDQVNQYLEYAEKCDLLITAGSDFHGTNKSHIPLGMDVSKEHLNRFLDKLK